One window of the Oncorhynchus clarkii lewisi isolate Uvic-CL-2024 chromosome 19, UVic_Ocla_1.0, whole genome shotgun sequence genome contains the following:
- the LOC139375068 gene encoding ankyrin repeat domain-containing protein 9-like, with protein sequence MPYDLAGVFDNRADYKSEKQCQRTSFAFYQAVRDLLPVWVLEDMRTMEVFHWEDDGRACTFTPSEAFLYALVHDHQQYARYLLNRYSVGALEMPSRSFCCCQASATPHLTVAVRYNRITILKMILDSLKDFSNSERVSYINSRGCFHVEGGKGALHLACELVRPECLILLLGHGACPYVTDRDGNTPLDCLLNQIRRGEPDMRRKHVCLGYLILFMPKFHFQMKGTLEKNPGLWQGLIGEQAFQWLSGLSPPSLFVQAMQKLTQSIPVEQLDPLPDFLKPLDFRLHQYAS encoded by the coding sequence ATGCCTTACGATCTAGCGGGTGTGTTTGACAACCGGGCGGATTATAAATCCGAGAAACAGTGCCAAAGAACCTCCTTTGCCTTCTACCAAGCAGTGCGGGACCTGCTACCAGTATGGGTACTCGAGGACATGCGGACAATGGAGGTGTTTCACTGGGAAGATGACGGGCGGGCGTGCACTTTTACTCCATCCGAGGCTTTTCTGTATGCACTTGTGCACGATCATCAACAATACGCCAGATACCTGCTCAACAGATACTCTGTCGGCGCACTGGAGATGCCCAGTCGAAGCTTCTGCTGCTGCCAAGCATCTGCAACACCACATCTCACAGTAGCTGTCCGCTATAACCGTATTACTATCCTGAAAATGATTCTGGACTCTCTGAAAGACTTCTCCAATAGCGAGCGCGTGAGCTACATTAACAGTCGTGGATGTTTTCACGTGGAGGGAGGCAAAGGCGCATTGCATCTGGCGTGCGAACTGGTTCGCCCTGAGTGTTTGATTCTGTTACTAGGACACGGTGCATGTCCTTATGTCACAGATCGAGATGGGAACACCCCCTTGGACTGCCTCTTAAATCAGATACGCCGGGGTGAGCCTGACATGCGCCGGAAGCACGTCTGCCTTGGTTATCTCATTCTCTTCATGCCAAAATTCCATTTTCAAATGAAGGGAACGTTGGAGAAGAATCCAGGGCTGTGGCAGGGTCTTATTGGAGAGCAGGCGTTCCAGTGGCTATCAGgactatctcccccctctctctttgttcAGGCTATGCAGAAGTTGACCCAGTCCATACCTGTTGAACAGCTGGACCCTCTGCCAGACTTTCTGAAACCACTGGACTTCAGACTACACCAGTATGCCAGTTAA